The following are from one region of the Nicotiana tomentosiformis chromosome 7, ASM39032v3, whole genome shotgun sequence genome:
- the LOC104092174 gene encoding uncharacterized protein At4g06598-like, translated as MANSKGASSMRNMVYNGKSSLLPPKSPFPSISPSYVDYVPSSAVTQKGISKSRDGSHHQRTSSESCLIEEQPSWLDDLLNEPETPVRRGGHRRSSSDSFTYHDAANIANLDYIAQDDNKFRNLTPVPSWGSQDFDYYKDARHATFHVDQNFSNRQKNRARDASPNAIQHPRGRPPFRENVKTHSLGASCPPQEGERPKSAGSDKQDLVESVSPNPVGSGEKKDSSHSKSSASESDTKRAKQQFAQRSRVRKLQYISELERNVQALQAEGSEVSAELEFLNQQSLILSMENKALKQRLENLAQEQLIKYLEHEVLEKERGRLRALYQQQQLPQSQQQQQSSSSHRRTTSRDLDQQFADLSLKHKEGFGQLHM; from the exons ATGGCAAATTCCAAGGGGGCATCTAGCATGAGAAATATGGTGTACAATGGAAAGAGCTCTTTACTGCCTCCTAAAAGTCCGTTTCCTAGCATATCTCCCTCGTATGTTGATTATGTCCCTAGTTCTGCTGTCACCCAAAAAGGCATTTCAAAATCTAGAGATGGTTCACACCATCAGCGCACTTCTTCTGAAAGTTGTCTTATAGAGGAGCAACCATCTTGGTTGGATGATCTTCTTAACGAGCCGGAAACTCCAGTACGCAGAGGTGGCCATCGACGTTCATCTAGTGACTCCTTTACATATCATGATGCTGCTAACATTGCAAACTTAGATTACATAGCTCAAGATGATAACAAATTCAGAAATTTAACTCCTGTCCCTTCCTGGGGATCCCAAGACTTTGATTATTACAAAGATGCTCGGCATGCCACATTTCATGTTGATCAAAACTTCTCAAACCGACAAAAGAATAGGGCAAGGGATGCTTCTCCAAATGCAATACAACATCCCCGTGGCCGGCCCCCTTTTAGGGAAAATGTCAAGACTCACAGCTTGGGAGCATCATGTCCTCCACAAGAAGGAGAGAGGCCCAAATCTGCAGGAAGCGACAAgcaggatttagttgaatctgtCTCTCCTAATCCAGTGGGATCAGGTGAAAAAAAGGATTCTTCTCACAGCAAGAGTTCTGCATCAGAAAGTGACACGAAACGTGCAAAGCA ACAGTTTGCTCAACGATCGCGAGTTCGGAAGCTTCAATACATATCTGAGCTGGAAAGAAATGTACAAGCTCTGCAG GCTGAAGGTTCTGAAGTGTCCGCTGAGCTTGAATTCCTTAACCAGCAGAGCCTTATTCTAAGCATGGAGAATAAAGCCTTAAAGCAGCGCTTAGAAAATTTAGCTCAAGAACAGCTGATAAAGTATT TGGAGCATGAAGTACTggaaaaagaaagaggaagacTACGAGCATTGTACCAGCAGCAGCAACTGCCACAGTCGCAGCAGCAACAGCAATCATCTTCCAGCCATCGACGCACGACAAGTAGGGATCTTGATCAGCAATTTGCAGACCTGTCTTTGAAACACAAAGAGGGTTTTGGCCAACTTCACATGTGA
- the LOC138895644 gene encoding uncharacterized protein, translating to MAILLKNGHLREFLSDRAKNNYGRNRDNAEPSKARYDPPRLTINIIFGWNEINSVTFSAEKKMKVLVTHSKRLREVVEDDITFTEEDVDGLMLPHNDALVISLNVLDFKIKCVLVDLGSSANIIQWRVLEQAKLTGSIILATKLLIGFNLASMKTRREILLPTNAKEVIKMTLFEVVDDDMGYNIILGKPWSSIDKVPDSQGN from the coding sequence ATGGCAATATTactgaaaaatggccatctcagagaatttttaagtgatcgGGCTAAAAACAACTACGGCCGCAATCGCGATAACGCGGAACCTTCAAAAGCAAGATATGATCCTCCACGTTTGACGATCAACATAATTTTTGGGTGGAATGAGATTAATAGTGTTACATTTTCGGCAGAAAAAAAGATGAAGGTATTGGTAACCCATAGTAAGAGACTCCGAGAAGTCGTTGAGGATGATAtaactttcacggaggaagatgTAGATGGACTGATGTTGCCGCACAACGATGCcttggtaatctctttaaatgtcttagattttaagattaaatgtGTTTTGGTGGACctaggaagttcggccaatattatccAGTGGAGAGTGCTGGAGCAAGCCAAGCTGACCGGAAGTATCATTCTGGCCACGAAACTCCTCATCGGGTTCAATCTGGCAAGCATGAAAACCCGCAGAGAGATCCTGCTACCCACGAATGCCAAAGAGGTAATTAAGATGACCCTTTTCGAGGTAGTAGACGACGATATGGGCTACAATATTATCTTGGGGAAACCATGGTCATCAATTGATAAAGTTCCTGACTCCCAAGGGAATTAA